The following proteins come from a genomic window of Microbacterium sp. JZ31:
- the manD gene encoding D-mannonate dehydratase ManD — protein MTIELVDVNVTSPGRNFVTLKITTSDGLVGWGDATLNGRELAVASYLADHVASTLIGRDEDRIEDTWQYLYRGPYWRRGPVTMAAIAAVDMALWDIKAKKAGMPLYQLLGGASREGVRVYAHASGTDYAALKNAITGYKELGFTAVRVQTGVPGLGQIYGVSASGPGVRYDYEPAKRSGDRPSEEHWDTRNYLTHMPGVFAQIREDFGSDLRVLHDGHHRMSPIEAARFAKDIEPYDLFWLEDCTPGEDQTALRLVRQHSTTPLAIGEVFNSVFDYQTLITERLIDYVRSAVTHTGGITAMKKLLDFAAIYGIKSGIHGPTDISPVGMAAALHLDLAIHNFGIQEYMPHNEQTLEVFRTSFTFDKGFVHPGDQPGLGVELDEEAAAAHEYTKAYLPVNRLLDGTVHDW, from the coding sequence ATGACCATCGAGCTCGTCGACGTCAACGTCACCAGCCCCGGACGCAACTTCGTCACGCTCAAGATCACGACCTCCGACGGCCTCGTGGGCTGGGGCGACGCCACCCTCAACGGTCGCGAGCTCGCCGTGGCCTCCTATCTCGCCGACCACGTCGCCTCGACGCTGATCGGCCGGGACGAGGACCGCATCGAGGACACGTGGCAGTACCTCTACCGCGGACCGTACTGGCGCCGCGGACCCGTCACGATGGCCGCGATCGCCGCGGTCGACATGGCGCTGTGGGACATCAAGGCCAAGAAGGCCGGCATGCCGCTGTACCAGCTGCTCGGCGGCGCGAGCCGCGAGGGCGTGCGCGTCTACGCCCACGCGTCGGGCACGGACTACGCCGCGCTGAAGAACGCCATCACGGGCTACAAGGAGCTCGGCTTCACGGCCGTGCGCGTGCAGACCGGCGTGCCCGGACTGGGCCAGATCTACGGCGTCTCCGCATCCGGCCCCGGCGTGCGCTACGACTACGAGCCCGCCAAGCGCTCCGGCGACCGCCCGAGCGAGGAGCACTGGGACACGCGCAACTACCTGACCCACATGCCCGGCGTCTTCGCGCAGATCCGCGAGGACTTCGGCAGCGACCTGCGCGTCCTCCACGACGGCCACCACCGCATGTCCCCGATCGAGGCCGCGCGCTTCGCGAAGGACATCGAGCCCTACGACCTGTTCTGGCTCGAGGACTGCACGCCGGGTGAGGATCAGACGGCGCTGCGTCTGGTGCGCCAGCACTCGACGACGCCGCTGGCGATCGGCGAGGTGTTCAACTCGGTGTTCGACTACCAGACGCTCATCACCGAGCGCCTCATCGACTACGTGCGCTCGGCCGTCACCCACACCGGCGGCATCACGGCCATGAAGAAGCTGCTCGACTTCGCCGCGATCTACGGCATCAAGTCCGGCATCCACGGGCCCACGGACATCTCGCCGGTCGGCATGGCCGCCGCCCTGCACCTGGACCTCGCGATCCACAACTTCGGCATCCAGGAGTACATGCCGCACAACGAGCAGACGCTCGAGGTGTTCCGGACGTCGTTCACGTTCGACAAGGGCTTCGTGCACCCGGGCGACCAGCCCGGTCTCGGTGTCGAACTCGACGAAGAGGCCGCTGCGGCGCATGAGTACACCAAGGCGTACCTGCCGGTGAACCGCCTGCTCGACGGGACCGTGCATGACTGGTGA
- a CDS encoding MFS transporter, with product MSHPQTTATAADPTAKRSVRDLVRAAVSGWLGTALEFMDYQLYSLAAALVFADLFFSSENPAVAVVAAMATYGVGYVARPVGAFFFARLGDRTGRTKVLFYTILLMGLATTLIGVLPTYSQVGILAPILLVLLRIAQGFGAGAEISGAGVMLAEYAPAKRRGIVASLVALGTNCGTLLASGVWAILLVAFSEEEVIAWAWRIPFIASAIIMLFAIWVRFNLKETPVFEEREDVVDGKALSKAETIQLATETGDIRTLEAMQRKPIKAFVIALLLRFGQAGNSGMIQTYLISYITVVLLLDRSIGVNAVIVSSLVAFITVPLSGWLGDRFGRKRMYMVWAVVALIVIVPTMLMISSKDTAQVFIGYVVLHNLAVMSFASLENLTLPEIFGARNRYTYTAMAREIAAIVATGAGPVIAAAWVSAATGSFIPIVVMLVFFTLCALVASIWMPEVAGRDLTDPRDAI from the coding sequence ATGTCACACCCGCAGACGACCGCCACGGCGGCCGACCCCACCGCGAAGAGGTCCGTACGCGACCTCGTCCGCGCCGCTGTGTCCGGCTGGCTCGGCACCGCCCTCGAGTTCATGGACTACCAGCTGTACTCGCTGGCCGCCGCGCTCGTCTTCGCCGACCTGTTCTTCTCCTCGGAGAACCCGGCCGTGGCCGTGGTCGCCGCGATGGCCACCTACGGCGTCGGCTACGTCGCGCGCCCGGTCGGCGCGTTCTTCTTCGCCCGCCTCGGTGACCGGACCGGTCGCACGAAGGTGCTGTTCTACACGATCCTGCTCATGGGCCTGGCGACGACGCTCATCGGCGTGCTGCCCACGTACTCGCAGGTCGGGATCCTCGCGCCGATCCTCCTCGTGCTGCTCCGCATCGCGCAGGGCTTCGGCGCGGGCGCCGAGATCTCGGGTGCGGGCGTCATGCTCGCCGAGTACGCGCCCGCCAAGCGCCGCGGCATCGTCGCGTCGCTCGTCGCTCTGGGCACGAACTGCGGCACGCTCCTCGCCTCCGGTGTGTGGGCGATCCTGCTCGTGGCGTTCAGCGAGGAGGAGGTCATCGCCTGGGCGTGGCGCATCCCCTTCATCGCCAGCGCGATCATCATGCTCTTCGCCATCTGGGTGCGCTTCAACCTCAAGGAGACGCCGGTCTTCGAGGAGCGCGAGGACGTCGTCGACGGCAAGGCCCTCTCGAAGGCCGAGACCATCCAGCTCGCCACCGAGACGGGCGACATCCGCACGCTCGAGGCGATGCAGCGCAAGCCCATCAAGGCGTTCGTCATCGCGCTGCTGCTGCGCTTCGGCCAGGCGGGCAACTCCGGCATGATCCAGACGTACCTGATCAGCTACATCACCGTCGTGCTGCTGCTGGACCGCTCCATCGGCGTCAACGCCGTGATCGTGTCGTCTCTCGTCGCCTTCATCACCGTGCCGCTGTCGGGCTGGCTCGGCGACCGCTTCGGCCGCAAGCGCATGTACATGGTGTGGGCGGTCGTCGCCCTCATCGTGATCGTGCCGACGATGCTGATGATCAGCAGCAAGGACACCGCGCAGGTCTTCATCGGCTACGTCGTGCTGCACAACCTCGCGGTCATGAGCTTCGCCTCGCTCGAGAACCTGACGCTGCCCGAGATCTTCGGCGCCCGCAACCGCTACACGTACACGGCCATGGCCCGCGAGATCGCCGCCATCGTCGCGACCGGAGCGGGCCCGGTGATCGCCGCCGCGTGGGTCTCCGCCGCCACCGGGTCGTTCATCCCGATCGTCGTGATGCTCGTGTTCTTCACGCTGTGCGCGCTCGTCGCCTCGATCTGGATGCCCGAGGTCGCCGGCCGCGACCTCACCGATCCGCGCGACGCGATCTGA
- a CDS encoding L-idonate 5-dehydrogenase: MKALAIHGKEDIRWEDREIPAPGEGEVRLRVNYVGICGSDLHYYFHGANGEYTIREPLTPGHELSGVVDLDPSGRLAAGTPVTVHPARYGREVPGLEDRPHLRAGGDYLGSAAAHPHRQGGASELLIVEDHMVRVLPETLPLERAALAEPLAVAIHAVSLAGDIRGARVLVIGAGPIGLLVVAAAVAAGAAVVGASDVRPEPLERARSLGAGELALVGRDAIEDESYDVVFECSGVGVALTQAVRATRRAGTIVQVGMLPNADIGVNLAPVLAKELTIRGAFRFSTEIDDAVALLAASNALDPVISHVVPASDAVQAFELARDSSASAKVLLAL, from the coding sequence ATGAAGGCTCTCGCCATCCACGGCAAGGAGGACATCCGCTGGGAGGACCGCGAGATCCCGGCTCCCGGCGAGGGAGAGGTCCGCCTGCGCGTGAACTACGTCGGCATCTGCGGCTCCGACCTGCACTACTACTTCCATGGCGCGAACGGCGAGTACACGATCCGAGAGCCCCTGACCCCCGGTCACGAGCTCTCGGGCGTCGTCGACCTCGATCCGTCCGGTCGACTGGCTGCCGGCACGCCCGTCACCGTCCACCCCGCGCGCTACGGCCGCGAGGTGCCGGGCCTTGAGGACCGTCCGCACCTGCGCGCCGGCGGCGACTACCTCGGCAGCGCCGCGGCGCACCCGCACCGTCAGGGCGGGGCGTCCGAGCTGCTGATCGTGGAGGACCACATGGTGCGCGTGCTCCCCGAGACGCTGCCGCTCGAGCGCGCCGCGCTCGCCGAGCCGCTCGCCGTGGCGATCCACGCCGTGAGCCTCGCGGGCGACATCCGCGGCGCGCGCGTGCTCGTGATCGGCGCCGGCCCCATCGGCCTTCTCGTGGTCGCGGCCGCCGTCGCCGCGGGCGCCGCCGTCGTGGGCGCGAGCGACGTGCGACCGGAGCCCCTGGAGCGTGCGCGGTCCCTCGGGGCCGGCGAGCTCGCGCTCGTCGGCCGCGACGCGATCGAGGACGAGTCGTACGACGTCGTGTTCGAATGCTCCGGCGTCGGCGTCGCGCTCACCCAGGCGGTCCGCGCGACCCGCCGGGCCGGAACGATCGTGCAGGTCGGCATGCTCCCGAACGCCGACATCGGCGTGAACCTCGCGCCCGTGCTCGCGAAGGAGCTGACGATCCGCGGCGCCTTCCGCTTCTCCACCGAGATCGACGACGCGGTCGCCCTGCTGGCCGCGTCCAATGCTCTCGACCCCGTCATCTCCCACGTGGTCCCGGCATCCGATGCCGTCCAGGCGTTCGAGCTCGCGCGCGACTCGTCCGCTTCGGCGAAGGTCCTGCTGGCCCTCTGA
- a CDS encoding mannitol dehydrogenase family protein, whose protein sequence is MSIGAPVLRRSTPATAAPLVTPTGAGILHLGLGSFHRAHQAVYTAAALAADGGDWGIVGVASRSRSIVEALHAQDFLYSVATIAPGSTSLAIPGVHTDAFVGADQPERVIAQIADPAIRIVTLTVTENGYSYSPATQRLDLDDATVRADLHGGPARSTVGQLARGLQARAAAGGTPIAVLSCDNLASNGAHTEKLVREFLHELPGSEGAEALAFLDRSVSFPSSMVDRIVPATTTELRSRVSALLEARDDVPVPAEPFTMWAIEDRFAGGRPAWEAGGAVFTDEVGRYEQMKVRLLNGTHSLIAYLGALRGVGTIPDAIGLDAIENAARAVLRDEYEPSIEVPSGVDIRAYESELFERWANSALGHRTSQVGTDGSVKLRQRIPEPALLALGKGAMPHLIALTVAGYLSCLAPLPGFDPGAHAAAMTDGARERLAGLAATARDGRELARRVIGELHLFGDELGAQDAFIARVGELIDTIRRHGVDAAITDAVSASSTITKELQS, encoded by the coding sequence GTGAGCATCGGAGCACCGGTCCTGCGCCGCAGCACCCCGGCGACAGCGGCGCCGCTGGTCACCCCCACCGGCGCGGGCATCCTGCACCTCGGGCTCGGGAGCTTCCACCGCGCGCACCAGGCGGTCTACACAGCGGCGGCCCTCGCGGCCGACGGCGGCGATTGGGGCATCGTCGGCGTCGCCTCGCGCTCCCGCTCCATCGTCGAGGCCCTGCACGCGCAGGACTTCCTGTACTCGGTGGCGACCATCGCTCCCGGCAGCACGTCGCTCGCCATCCCCGGCGTGCACACCGACGCGTTCGTGGGCGCCGACCAGCCGGAGCGCGTCATCGCGCAGATCGCCGACCCGGCCATCCGCATCGTGACCCTCACGGTCACGGAGAACGGGTACAGCTACTCCCCCGCGACGCAGCGCCTCGACCTGGACGACGCCACGGTGCGCGCGGACCTTCACGGCGGCCCCGCACGTTCGACGGTCGGCCAGCTCGCCCGCGGCCTCCAGGCGCGCGCGGCAGCGGGAGGCACTCCGATCGCCGTGCTCAGCTGCGACAACCTCGCCTCCAACGGCGCGCACACCGAGAAGCTCGTGCGCGAGTTCCTGCACGAACTCCCCGGCTCGGAGGGCGCGGAGGCGCTCGCCTTCCTCGATCGGTCCGTCTCGTTCCCCTCGAGCATGGTCGACCGGATCGTGCCCGCGACGACGACCGAGCTGCGCTCCCGAGTGAGCGCGCTGCTCGAGGCGCGCGACGACGTCCCCGTTCCGGCCGAGCCGTTCACGATGTGGGCGATCGAGGACCGCTTCGCCGGAGGGCGTCCGGCGTGGGAGGCCGGCGGCGCGGTCTTCACGGACGAGGTCGGCCGCTACGAGCAGATGAAGGTGCGCCTGCTGAACGGCACCCACTCCCTGATCGCCTACCTCGGCGCGCTGCGCGGCGTCGGCACGATCCCCGACGCGATCGGGCTGGACGCCATCGAGAACGCCGCGCGCGCAGTCCTGCGCGATGAGTACGAGCCCTCGATCGAGGTCCCGTCCGGTGTCGACATCCGCGCGTACGAGAGCGAGCTCTTCGAGCGGTGGGCGAACAGCGCTCTCGGGCACCGCACGAGCCAGGTCGGCACGGACGGCTCGGTCAAGCTCCGCCAGCGCATCCCCGAGCCGGCGCTCCTCGCCCTCGGCAAGGGCGCCATGCCGCACCTCATCGCCCTGACCGTGGCCGGCTACCTGTCGTGCCTCGCTCCGCTGCCGGGGTTCGACCCCGGCGCGCACGCCGCGGCGATGACCGACGGGGCCCGTGAGCGCCTCGCGGGACTCGCCGCCACCGCCCGCGACGGGCGAGAGCTCGCCCGGCGCGTGATCGGCGAGCTGCACCTGTTCGGCGACGAGCTGGGAGCGCAGGATGCGTTCATCGCGCGCGTCGGCGAGCTGATCGACACGATCCGTCGGCACGGCGTCGACGCCGCGATCACCGACGCCGTCTCGGCGTCCTCGACCATCACGAAGGAGCTCCAGTCATGA
- a CDS encoding LacI family DNA-binding transcriptional regulator, with product MAATLTDVARRAGVSIATASRAFGEPDRLAPHTLGRVLEAADELGYQTPQSASATRTFGVVVPDVSNPVYATLLKAIQGQAWHGRHRIVLFDADEDLRREREQIEQARKLDGMLLCSPRLPDAEVLGLVGGTPCVIVNRQIDGAPCVLMDTEHGPAQAIEHLAALGHTHIAYAAGPRGSWADVRRADTVARACERHGIRLTGLSHHAASIQGGRAAAAPALASGATAVVAYNDLVALGLEAGLLELGRRCPTDISIVGIDDIDLAGAVTPALTTVRMPIERSGALAVDLLLQAMSGTAIDDVVSLGSQLIVRASTAAPAA from the coding sequence ATGGCGGCGACGCTGACGGATGTGGCACGGCGTGCGGGAGTGTCCATCGCGACCGCATCGCGCGCGTTCGGAGAGCCGGATCGCCTCGCGCCGCACACGCTCGGCCGTGTGCTGGAGGCCGCCGACGAGCTCGGGTATCAGACGCCGCAGTCGGCCTCCGCAACGCGCACGTTCGGAGTCGTCGTGCCCGACGTCTCCAATCCGGTCTACGCCACGCTGCTCAAGGCGATCCAGGGGCAGGCGTGGCACGGGCGGCACCGCATCGTGCTGTTCGACGCGGACGAGGACCTCCGACGCGAGCGCGAGCAGATCGAGCAGGCCCGCAAGCTGGACGGGATGCTGCTGTGCTCGCCTCGTCTCCCCGACGCGGAGGTCCTCGGGCTCGTCGGCGGCACCCCGTGCGTCATCGTCAACAGGCAGATCGACGGCGCCCCGTGCGTCCTGATGGACACCGAGCACGGCCCCGCGCAGGCGATCGAGCACCTCGCGGCCCTCGGCCACACCCACATCGCCTACGCGGCGGGGCCCAGGGGCTCCTGGGCCGACGTGCGCCGGGCGGACACCGTCGCACGCGCCTGCGAGCGCCACGGCATCCGCCTCACTGGACTGAGCCACCATGCCGCCTCGATCCAGGGCGGCCGCGCCGCCGCGGCACCGGCCCTGGCGAGCGGGGCGACCGCCGTCGTCGCCTACAACGATCTCGTGGCCCTCGGTCTCGAGGCGGGGCTGCTCGAGCTCGGAAGACGCTGTCCCACGGACATCAGCATCGTGGGCATCGACGACATCGACCTCGCGGGCGCGGTCACTCCCGCGCTCACGACCGTGCGCATGCCGATCGAGCGCAGCGGCGCGCTCGCGGTCGACCTCCTGCTGCAGGCGATGTCCGGCACCGCGATCGACGACGTCGTCTCGCTCGGCTCGCAGCTGATCGTGCGCGCCTCGACGGCGGCTCCGGCCGCCTGA
- a CDS encoding ROK family transcriptional regulator, which produces MSAASPVLTPDDKRGMLPELRTATSAEIFTRIITHGPISRIEIGRITGLSPAKVTKTVSPLIRDGFVNVGEHAEHSAPGRPVYPLSVVPHSMLALGVKVNADEVVATTVSLGNEVLASTRRPLAEHDPSTVTAAIAECARELIDELGDAADRLAGLGVSVSGDIDTDTGVVRHSPLMGWSQVPLGAQVGTHIDLPVVIENDVRALAKAEQWFGVGAEAASFAIVTIGAGIGCGIYVNGDVVVGSHGVAGEIGHLPLASPDALCVCGRRGCVEAVASSSAIRDAVRAAHGDADLSLEDAIRLAHEGDAGAVEAFDRAGTAIGAALAATVNLVGPEVVVLAGEGVTAYDLYERRIREEFAAHAFGAAAHCRLVLQHHTFIDWARGAAIAAFRSAIATAAGSSAA; this is translated from the coding sequence ATGAGCGCTGCGTCACCGGTTCTGACGCCCGACGACAAGCGGGGCATGCTCCCCGAGCTGCGGACAGCGACGTCCGCGGAGATCTTCACGCGGATCATCACGCATGGTCCGATCAGTCGAATTGAGATCGGACGCATCACGGGCCTGTCTCCCGCGAAGGTCACCAAGACCGTGAGCCCGCTGATCCGCGACGGCTTCGTGAATGTCGGCGAGCACGCCGAGCACTCGGCGCCGGGCCGGCCGGTCTACCCGCTCAGCGTCGTCCCGCACTCGATGCTCGCGCTCGGCGTGAAGGTCAACGCGGACGAGGTCGTGGCGACGACGGTCAGCCTCGGCAACGAGGTGCTCGCCTCCACGCGGCGCCCGCTCGCCGAGCACGATCCATCCACCGTCACCGCGGCGATCGCGGAGTGCGCCCGCGAGCTCATCGACGAGCTGGGAGACGCGGCGGATCGGCTCGCCGGCCTGGGCGTGTCGGTCTCGGGCGACATCGACACCGACACCGGCGTCGTCCGGCACTCACCGCTGATGGGCTGGTCGCAGGTGCCGCTCGGCGCGCAGGTCGGGACGCACATCGACCTGCCGGTGGTCATCGAGAACGACGTGCGCGCGCTCGCCAAGGCCGAGCAGTGGTTCGGCGTCGGCGCCGAGGCCGCCAGCTTCGCGATCGTCACGATCGGCGCGGGCATCGGCTGCGGCATCTACGTCAACGGCGACGTGGTCGTCGGCTCGCACGGCGTCGCCGGAGAGATCGGTCATCTCCCCCTCGCGTCACCGGACGCCCTGTGCGTCTGCGGGCGACGGGGCTGCGTGGAGGCCGTGGCATCGTCGAGCGCCATCCGGGACGCCGTCCGCGCCGCGCACGGCGACGCGGACCTCAGCCTGGAGGACGCGATCCGCCTCGCGCACGAGGGCGACGCGGGCGCCGTGGAGGCGTTCGATCGCGCGGGCACCGCCATCGGCGCGGCTCTGGCTGCGACCGTGAATCTCGTCGGCCCCGAGGTCGTCGTGCTCGCGGGCGAGGGCGTCACGGCGTACGACCTCTACGAGCGGCGCATCCGCGAGGAGTTCGCGGCACACGCCTTCGGCGCGGCCGCCCACTGCCGGCTCGTCCTGCAGCACCACACGTTCATCGACTGGGCACGCGGCGCGGCAATCGCTGCATTCCGCTCAGCGATCGCGACCGCCGCGGGCAGCTCTGCCGCCTAG